A window of Melopsittacus undulatus isolate bMelUnd1 chromosome 10, bMelUnd1.mat.Z, whole genome shotgun sequence genomic DNA:
CAACAAAGCATGACACGAACCCGGTGTGGATGGGGAGGTACCTGGGAGGAGTGACGTGTAGCATCTGATGAAGCCAGACTCGCCTGGCTGGTCACATTCTTTTCTAAGGAATCTATTTTCTCAAAAGTCCTCTTCTGCCTCACTGTGTCCTGTGGAGACACATCGCTGGGAaagctgcccctgctctccAGGCCCTGTCTGTACAGAGACCTGTTACTGGCCGAGATGTCATCTCTTGAGCTCCGGCTGATGCACTTCTTCAAGTGGTCAGACTGGAACCTGActttgctgctctctgctgggATGCCACTCTCCAGGCTTTCAGCATCGAGACTGGCCTTGCTGCCCCTGCAAGCTGCTGACCTGCCCACCACAGCACGCATCTCAGCAATCAGCTTATCATTCAAAGCTGTGAGCTcgctgctgctgcccacagaGCCAGGTCTTCCCTGACATGTCCCTtgcctccttcctttccttttcctcaagCTTGGGGAAGGGCCAGTTGAATACCCAGAGTCCTGATGGCTTATCCCGGTTGGGTACTCTTGAGTTTGCAGGCTGCTCTGCCGACTGTGGTGGGCTTCCATGTTCTTGAGGACGTTGGCTTCCAAGATCCTCCAAGACTGCTTGAAGCTGTCTTTTGAAGTAAGCTGACCTGGCAATTTAGTAGAGGCATCAGTTGTTGCAGCAGAAGAATGGGAGAGTTTGGAGGACTGGTCAACATTGACCATGTGTTTTATATATTCTCTGCCAGCTGGGCTGTATTCAGTGGCAGAGGTATTCCTTGCATGCTTCTTTGCAGCTTGCTGCTGTTGCACACTTGGATGCTGTAATAATTTGGttggctgcagctgcttttttaaGCTATTGCTTGGTGACCTTGGTGGAGACATCCCACTCATACTGACGCTTTCAGTGTCCATATCTACTGGTGGCTCATCATAAATTGGAGACTCTAAAGATGGCTCATCATATATGGGTGCAGGGGAGGCATACTTGGGGGACACAGGCTGAGGGGTTCCTGTCTGGCTCCTTGGAGGCGTTTGAGAAGCTGGACCATTCATCAGCACAAGGCAAAACCCACCATTCTCTGTCTTTTTGATCTGCATAGACTGCTTCGTTTCTCCTGTAGGCATTTGCTTTGTGGGTCCAGGGCTCGGGGATGTGGATTGAGGCTGAGCATATATGGCTGGTTTCGGCAGAGATTTTTGACTGCTGGCCTCTGCAGCACCCTGCAGCTGAAGGGAACTGTTTGAAGAGCTCTGTATCTGCCTCAGACTGTTCACTTTGACCAACATGGCTGCTTTTGTGCCAGGCAGAGGCTGCCAGTGGGTAGGAGTCTCCCTAAAGAAAGAAGGATACAAATACAGGGAATTACTTAAAAATGATATTAACTGAGGTATTCTCTAATCTACCCAAATCCCACATTGTTAAGTCTCAAGTGCCTGGAGATTCCCCAAGCAGTTATATTGACTCCTCATTGTTTTTTCCTGGAGATCCCCCTTCCCGAAACAGAAACATCCTTGTTACACACATGATAAACTTCTGAGTCATGAACAGAACAACGAGATGAAACAAGTTCATTGTACTATAACCTGTCTGCTATCAGCAGCACTGAGATAGGAAACAACCTACGCCTTCCAAGGCTCATTAGCTAGCACAGCACCCAGAACAACCAGCTGAAGACCAGCAAAGCTGTTCTAAACAACTCAAGCGGTGAGCTGGAAAATAATCCCAAGTGTCAGCCTTCAGACTGTCAACCTATGGTGACAATCCTACACCACGCTACTGTTCTAAGTTTCCCTTTATTTGGCAGAAAACCCCATGATGTCTATGGAGATGTACAGGGTATGTGCTACACTCCCACACAACCCAGCAAGCTTCTGCGTAGAGCAtcctcccagcccagcccaggtGCCCTCAGATCCGGTTCCTTTGGCCAAACCTGTCCCTGCTCAGCTCTCATGGCTGTGAAATCTGCTGTCAGGGTAtacccagcctgtgtttgtgagCTCTGAGGAAAAGGGAACGGAAAGGCTGTTATACCAGCCTGAACTTCCAGGTCTTCAAAAGAAGGTCCCCTTGAGCCTTGCCCCATTTTGTGCCATCTGTCCGTGCATTCGCTACCAGCCATCCCTGAGTACAACCTGAGAATATGCTGTGTATGCCCAGAGATGCTCCTCTAACACCTTCACAGCCATTTTGCTCTATTTAAACCTTAACACTTGTTCCCTATCCCACACCACTGCCCTGTCCCACATGGCCTATGTGCTGGCAGGCAGACCTACCTCCACTGGATGCCCAGAGCTGCCTCTCGGTGATCCTACCCCTTCCGTGTGCCTTCCCTGCTAAGCCCTAAGACATCCGGACATCCCAACCCTCTTgcactctgctcctgctctccagAGACCTTTCACCTGCAGGATCCCAGTCCCTCCCTTCAGCTCAGCTTCCTTAGGGTGCTCTGCCTGTCCTCTGTGCCTCTCCCACTGGCAGGGTGCTCTCCCCACACCCCAACCCAAAGGGACATATCCGCTCCAGAGCGGCAGTCGAACATCACTGCCAATgccctattttacctgttccCCCCTGcacccataacctgccccacatcctctgCTCTACATCCAATATTCCATGTCCACTCCCAACCACTCCAATCCCAAGGGGGTGATGTGTTCCTCCCCCATCCACCACTTACCACATCTTTGGGAAACCATGCTCTCCAGTGGCAGTGTGTCACAGTGAATCCCACCTTGGCACAGTGGCACTGGGAGAGGCACGGGTGAGGCTGGTGCTGGCTCCCAGCCATGGTCCAAAGGCCACCACCACCCTTTGGCCTCACATTGCTCCACCACTGCCTCTGCAGGGCCTGGCTCCTTCCCCAGAACAGATACTTAAGTCTGCCTCGTGCAACTACCCAGGTGACCAGAGAGGGTCTGAGGAAGGGTCACCATCCTGTGCTCCCCATCCTGGGGTCCCCCTTGCCCTAGGGACCTTCCCCAACATCTCCTGCTAAGGCACAAAAGCTTTTATTCCTCTATTAACCCTCCCTAGGGGTCTTCCTCACACTGGTACATCCCTCCCTGCGTGCAGCCAAGCCCCAAGTGCAAGTGCCACTGAAGACTTGGTTGTTCCTTGGAGAGCTCCTGGACTAACAGGAAGAACCAGAGCAGCAACATCGGGTAGGCTTTTAAATGAGCATCTCTGACACCCCTCCACCTACCCCTCTGCTTGGCTGAGCCAGCAGCTCGTTTTGTGGCAGGGAAGTGAGACTGGCAAAGAGCCACATCAATGACGAGCAGGACAGAGCCACTCAAGGGCTCCCTATTTGGGCAGACCAAGGGTGATTGTATGGGAGTGATCTTAACTCAGTGATACAGCCAGAGCAGCACTGAATCTGGACCAACATGATCCAGCTATTGTTGGTTCCTCCCCAGGGCACCCCAATGCCCACTGTGTGCCCATGGGTACTCTTACTTCAAGGAGAGGGTATTACACCTGTGTGTTTTCCATTCATGGCTTTACGCAGGCATGTTCCTCATGCCATAGTCATAATCCTTGCATGGCTCTGCCAAAATATCCAGGAGGGTCtcacagggcaggaggagaaaggggagCTCCAGCTGACCACAGCCACCCCACTCCCCCTGATCAGTAAGTGAATAGGATGGAGAAATGAACCCTCTAAATGTGTGCCTATCAGTCTCATCTTGGACACAACATGCCATCTCCAGCCTCCTTGGCTGCTGGAGATGAGAGGAAAGAGGCACCACTGCAGAGAAGACAAAGCCTTTTTGACAGGACCCTTCCCACAGCCACATCTGGATACATCTTCTCTCAACACCATCCCCAGGCTCCCCAGAAGACCaagcagaggagagcagggacTTTCAGAGTTTGCAGCATGAAAAAGGGCTCAGCCTCATCCTTCTGAGCAGTGAAAACCTGAATGAAAAGTAAAGTCGATGGTGGAGAAATGTCCCAACACAGCCTCTTCTTGGTCATGTTCTTCAGCCATCAGCAGCAGAGACTCCACAGAGTCCCCTGAGATGTTCCTTCGAGGAATGCTTTCAAGTAGCTCCAATATAAACACGGCAACCCGGCGCTGGCTTTCCCAGCCCGCACCCAGCTCCAGCAGGCCCAGTGTATCCGGCAGCTCTTCCCAGGCTTCAGAGCCCTATTGTTCACCCTTCCCTCCCAGAAGAGCTGGAGAAAAGGACCTGCACCTCAGCTCTGCCCTTTCCAGCAGTGGTTTTCCTGGTGCTTTGACAGATGTGAATGAACAGGGGCGTTtatcccagcagcactgctgcttcctccagTGCCCATGCTGGAGGCGGGGATGGAGAGCCCATGGAGGCGACCCACTCAAACCCAGGTCTGCACAGTGCCAAGGAGAGCTCTGTGGACACTTGCAAAGCCCCTTGTGTGTTTGTGCACCCTGCCCCAGGGTCAGGGGCACAACCAGGAAACAGACTGCAGTGGGAATCCTGACTGTGTTTCTTGCCTATTAAGAACTTAATGTTAGGATTATTTACACTGGGTCTCAAGAGACATGAGCCTGTTACAAGGCAAACCAGACCTGGAAGAAGCAAGAGGTATCCTCATTGCCAACTTCATGGGCTTCACTTCCTAGGAACGTTGGATTTCTATCTGGAGGACTTTGAGATGTGTTGTTATAGCAAGGGGAACCCTGGCAACACCACTCTAAAACAAGTCCTGGGACACtcatgggaagaggaggaacagGGTTGGACTGCATGGACAGGAGGGCTGGGTACAGCAGAGCCCACTCACAGCCGGTGGCATGCCCaactgctgcagcccagcactgagCTCCGTTCCCATCAAGACTGTCTTCTTCAGGCCTTGATCCTCCATGGAAAGCACAGTACCCAGCCCCTTCTCACCCATGAGGCCTGAGGAGCTCCAGCAAACCCCAGCAGCTCACAGGACACTTCCAAAAGTGCTTTCAGCCCCAGACCGGTCTCCTGATCCCCAAGGGAACACATCCACCCTTTGCAGAGCTTTCCAGCATGTGAAAGGATCATTTGGCCCCCACCTTCCGTAGAGAGAGTCCATCTTCCTTCACACTTGGATCGCAAGCATCTGGGATGGATTTGGAGCTGTAAGGCAAGTGCTGACCACTGTCCTTGCTCTGGCAAGggaggagcagagccagcactggGCTGGGTAGCCCTGGGAAGCACAGCCAAAACCCCACACAGGACCAAGAGGCTCCAGgatcacagcagcatctctcacTTCCCTGGATGGGGTTGACCTCCCTGTGCCATATGGGGAAGCCAAAGGCCAATGTCCagggaaggcagaaaagcagcagtgaacaGTGGGGCAGCGAGGGAGAGGATGGGATCAGCACACAGACAGAGGTAATGGGCAGCAAGGAGCAGTGCTTCAGTGCTCAGAGTCCAGGGagtgcctctgctctgcttgaGGCCATTGAGAGCAGCACACAGTTTGGGAGCAGGGAGATAGGCCAGCGGGTGCAGCAGACTGAGCAGTGCTGATAGAAGGCAtgagggagggggggagaagtcttctaaaagtaaaaaaaacccaactcaacCACAAAGTATTACTGAAAGAAGGACTAAATCCCTCCCCCAGCTCTCTGTGGCATGTGCTTGCAGGAGGCCCCTCTTGGGGACCACACTGTCTCTTCTGGCCTCTCCATCTATCACGGGATGACAAACatggagggaagaaaaacaaaccttttgTGCTGCCCTTAGATACAAAAGCGAAACCGTCTTGGGCTCAGGTACCTATAGAGATGTCAAGTGCTACCAACAGCATTCAACGTATTTGCCTGGTGTTTATACAGCTGCATCCCTgacaagggaaggaagaggataCACTTATGTTTGTCTTTAGGGAACAACGCAGACAGAGCTGACAGGCTGGATGTGCTTTTACTGTTCCAAGATTAGACATCCCAGCAAGGGCATTAAACCCCACCTGGGAACACTTGCTTTGGGCTTAGCTCTTTGCTCACCATTTTATGAGCTAGCAAAAGGCAAGAAATCTCTCCTAGGTGTCAGACTTGGGTAGGGAAATTGCTCTCCATGCCAGAAGTGGACATGCGACCCCTGCTCACAAACAGCAGTGACAACACATGATGGATGTACAAGGAAACAGTGCTCAGTCTCCTGCTTCCAAGAAAGCAGCTTCCACAGGCAAATAATGTCAGCTTAGCAGTGTGAGGATGTGGAAGAGCCTCACATATCCAAGCAGTCTATGAGCTCCCATGTGATCTGCCACCCATATCTTTACCCAAGAGCCTTAGTCAGGAGTATGCTGGACCCCATGAACCTCAGGGTACTTTATGCCCTGTGCAAGGCTCTTGCACTCACTCCTCTGGAAACACAGTTTGTTGGTGTCTGTTAGGACTGGAGGGAACTGGAGCTTACTGGGGTTCAACTTAAGGCATTTCTCACTGTTTGCATTCCTCCTGGCAGGGACCATTCTCTGGATGGGTCTGAAGCTCAGAGGAGCTGCTTTTGGGGCAGGGACACTGAAAGACACCAGTATAGCTCTGGCTCTTTCTGGTGCACTTGATGTGCATCACCAGTGCCTCCCAGTCATACAGATCTGAAGTGAATGCAGGAGCATCTCACAGGGGCCAGCAGACAGGTAATACATCTCAGTTTAGGGTGCATATATTTTCCAGAATTACCATTATAATGGTTTTCATCAtcttggctttttatttctctcctcaCACAGAGAGGCAGCTTTGATTCAGAAACCAAGCTGCCAGAGCAGCCTGGCTCACTGCATTGCCCAGAAGAGGGGACAAGGAGCAGTACCATGGATGACAGGAGTGCCAGGCTCCACTCTAGCCTTTGCATGAGTCACTTCTCAGTGTGACACAACTCTGCTTGCTGCTGTTGGTACCACATTCTCCAAGGCAGGATGATGCCCAgacaggaggaaggcagggcAGCCCTGTGTGCTGCTCCATATGGAGGGGCCATACCCACAGACTGGGGAGAAGATGCTTTTGTGAAGCTGGCAAAGTTTCAACACAAAACAATTTGTCAGAGTGGTTCGAGTGAAAATCTCTTTGCCAAACAAAACATCACCCTGTTATAATATTTCATTTCAGGCTTGATAGGACCAAAGAAGTGTGCCCAGGAgctctgcccctgcagccccatcTCCTGCCCTGGCTGAAGCTGCAGGCACATACAAGCAGCAGAATGAGTGGGGAGGcaaagagctggagcagccGGGCTCACCCACACCCTGCAGCAGCCTAACCCCTTGCATGGCAGCTCAGCCACCCCAGCAAACCCTGTCACTCCTGTTTAGCACAGAGGGCTCTGGAGCAATGACTGGTGTGTGTTTTCATGGTGCCTCACACACACAAGGCCTGCCTCAGGTGGGCACATTCAAGCTGTGTGAGTGAGGATGGCTGTACCCCTGGAAGAGGAGGGCACATGGTGGTGATCACTGGCAGTACTTtgccccagctctgcacccTCTTGGGGCAGCACAGCTTCCCAGCCCAGCCAccaggcagcagagacagccTGATGCCTGAAGCCACCCAGCAGACAGAGAAGGTTCTCCCTACCTGCCAGggtctttcctcttctctgcgGCACAGTCCCCCTTGCTCttctccatctcctgcagcagagccatTTGGACaggggtgcttctgccatcgCTGCCGGTGCTGCTGCGGTGCTGCCGGCCCCGGCACTCGGGCTGGGAGCTGCGCTTCATGGCCTGCAGCTGCGCCAAGGGCACGATGTCGCAGCCCTGGGGCCGGTGCCACACCGTCTGCCGTGTGATGGCATTGTAGTAGTAGAAGCGGTTGTTGTTCTGGTCAAAGAGCTCCCACCACTGCTTCTGGTCTGACTGGCGCACCTTGAGGTTGGGAGGGGGCTCCCAGCCGCACTCCCCGGTGGTCAGGTTCACGTACATCCGCTCCTGCGAGCGGGGCTCGATGATCTCCACCCAGTCCGAGCTGCAGGGACACGAGAGCCACGTTAGTCTGTGCCTAAGGCTCGAGGCACACTGCTCCTCTGGGAGCTTTACAGAGCCGCTGCCTCTGGGCcaggcagctgtgctgcagatcAAAGCACTGCTCAGGGCCATTCAGCAGTCTGAGGAGCTCAGGACAAGGGGAAGGGTTTGAGAAGGGGCCGAACTGAGGAGCCAGATCAGCAGCTCCCTGGCACAGAGAAGTCACCCCCCCGGCCCAGCCTGCCCCAGCGTCAGCTCACACCACTCACCAGCCCGGGACAAGTGGCATGGGGCGGGAGAGCATCGTCTGCTGATGCTCTGATAACTCACATCAAGGGCTGGCGAGATCGCAGGAGCGCCGGCGCCTGGCATGATGCGCAGGGGAACTCACCCTCGAGAGCAGGGAGGATCTGCAAAGCAGGATCTGCTCCTCTGGGGAGCTGCACCCTGTTGTTAATGTCACCCCAAACCTCTGCCTACCCGACTGATGCACACATGTGGGTGCCTGCCTGCAGGGCTcatgtgctgtggggctggagggaaCCTTCAGGTCACCTGGTGCCTGCTCAAAGATGGCACTTGCTGGACCAAAACATAAATGCAGGGACTGACTGATGGATGACACCACTGCCAGTAAAAGCTCTTCCCATCCTCCCTTAGCTGATGGGACAGAGCCCCCAGCGGGTCCACATGAATAGGATGGGCTCAGGGCTACCCTTGAAACCCACTACTGCCTGGTGCCTTACCCTGGCACAACCTCCAACTGCTCCCTGGAGAGGGCTGGAGCCATTCCCataggagcagcagcagaagggagcTCCCATTGCATCCCTCACACCCTCCACTGCCAGCCTGTGGTTCCTCAGAGGCGTCCGGGGTGATGATGGCAGCACTGCAGTGTCCAAGACAGCAGCCTGGGCTCTGGGCACTCAGCCCTGCTGGCACAGTGGTGGGAGAGGAGGTGTTTGCTGgcagggcagcacagcctcGGCTCTGCCCCAGCTTTGTGGGCAAGGTCAGGGTGTCCTCTCCAGCCAAGCAAGCCTGGGAAGGGGTTTAATTGCACATCACACCTCCCCACTAGGAAAACCACGGCTGAACTTGATCCTGAGCAGTCTGGCATGCACCCCTAAGAGTAGGCTGCTCCTTGAGTCTTTGAAGATGCAAAATTGATAGGTACAATGTCAGTTCAACCCAAAATAAACCTGAACTGCCTGAAAAGGTGCAATTATCCCCACCACCACGTCTACCACACGACGCTGACCTCCACGCAGGCTCACAGAGGGCTGATGTTCAGGATATTCAGGCTGGGGAAGCTGATCCAGGTGAAAGCCACTGTTTTTGTGGCACAGGTCTGTTTTCAGCCAGCTCGACCCACCAGGCCCAGGCTATCACCACCATGACCAAGCAGTTGAGAGCAGGGCACCCACGGCATCCACTCCTGCTGTATCCCACCACTGCCAGAGCAGCATCCTAAGTGGATCCCGCTTGGAAAACCCCATGTCCAGAACACATCTGGTCcattgttttggtatttttccaTCAAAACAACATCAGTTCCCCTGTTTAAGGTGTAACAGAACAGCTGTACCAGCACCAAATGTCACAGCTGGGGGTGGGAATCACAGAGCCAGCCTGATTATTTCCATTGCAGTTGCAATGTGAAACCACGGGCACAGGAACACATCAGCAAATCACTGCTGTTACCAAGGGCACTGCCAACTGCAAAGAGGTGTCATCCATAAACAGGGCATAAAAGGGGGAAACAAGggcccagcagtgctgggagtgAGATGAACATGGCCATGgagacagcagcaaagaagTGCAGGTAGGACGAGGAAGAGAGGAGGTAGATAAGAAGTGTTTGCTTggcaaggaaaaaaggaaacaaaaatcccTTTAAGACCCATCTGAGCAATCCAGACACAGTTGAGTCACCAACCTTTTGAATGCTCAAGAGCACACTGGGTTTTGAACTGTTTTGCCAGCAATGGGATTAGCACAGCTCTGAAACACCACTGCtccaccagtgctgctgctcctcaggagGGCTCAGCTATTTTCTGTTAAGTGCAAGCTATTGAAAATAACACATTCTTCTCATGGCACTTGGCCACAGCCGAGCACGTGTTGCTAACTATAGCCTTCCGTTTTAACGGGCTTACATTCGTCTTTGCGTGCAAAGAGATGTAAGTGGATGACTTGAGCTGGTGACCTCTTTGCTCCCCTTGAAAGTGAGGGGCTGAGGATGACTGAGATGGAGTTTTAACCAGAGAAAAATCTGCACAGAACACACTGCAATACCAAAGAGTTTGCTACAATCACATTCatatgtaaagaaagaaaaggaaaagaaagagcacATTCCTGGAGCAGGGCCAGCCCTGAGCTGCCACACAAGCCTTGAACATAACATCAGGAACTCTGGAAAGACGTGATAAACGCAGGATTGCAGAGAGAGATAAGGCCATAACTTGGACATTAAGGAAGAATTAATTCCAACTCCCCCCTATGGGGATAAAGAAGACGTTTCTTGGGAATACTTTGAATAATGCTTTTCCCCATCCTCTCAGCTCCAAGCACTGAACAACTGCGGAGCATGCATCTGCTCCCGCTCGCACAGTGGTGCCCAGTCACGGTCCCACCAGCAGGATCACTGCGGTGGGATGGTTTCAGCCCATCTCATCCCTTCGGACCCAACATCCCCAGACACGGGACCCCCCTGCAGGCCCAGTGTacaaacacagagcaaaccCCACTGCAGCCCAAGCTGGGGACACGCAGGCCATGGGCAACGCCAAGCTCAGCCCTTGGACACTACAAGCTCTTTGCTAGGCTATCCAAAGATAAGAATAGTAGAGAGATGTTTTCCCAGCTGGAGCTGTCTGCTCCAGGCCAGCAGGATATGACCTCCCAGCCCTCTCCATGAGGCATTCTCTCCACTCATTACCTATGCacactgctcagcaccagcctaAGGAGGCACTCACTTGCCAAGGGCAAGAGAGCCCCAAGGGAAACCATGGGAAATCCCTGCCTTGGACAGCTTCACACCAGGCTGCAAGCAAATTCCTCTGCATGGCTACAAGGAGAGATCTTCCAGCTTGCTCATCCCCCATTTCACTTCCCTGTTCTGCAATTCTTAGACTTCTGTGCTCTGAGCCAAGATCCCACCTCCTTTGCCCACTTCCCTTCTTCAGGATGAGCCATGCAGAGAGCCTGGGCAGTACCAAGTCCTTCTTAGCCAAACATGACTCCATACTAAGTGGGATTTCTGAAGGCTAATGCCCTCAAAGGCACTCTGCCCATGCTCAAAGGTGGCCTggcacaaagaaaagcagatgggAAATTCAGCTCTTCCTCCAGGAAATGGGAGCCTGAATGCAGCCAGTGTATGATCTTGTGTTTAGTATCACAGGAGCGTGGCTGCACTCAGAGGATAGGGACCCTCCTGGACAGCAGGAGACTGAAGAACTTGAGGGGCCACAGGCCAGCATGACCTTTATGACTGCTGATGCTTCCCTCTATATACACTGCATGGACAAGGTCCTGACACTAGGTCCCATGCAGAGCAGCCACCTTGCTGTGTCCTTGCACACAGTTCTTTGTGGCTCCAAGCCAGGGCTGCTGAAGCCTCTGTGCAGCTCCAAAAGGTGGTAGGGCTCCAGGACCAGAAGGATCCCATCATCAGTGGTAATCTGTGATGATGGGCATTACAGAATAGCTTCTCTTTAGCTAAAGCCACCCCAGTGCTCTGGGTGGGCTGTCATACAGACTCCCCTTAGACAAACCTCACTCTGTGCACACAGTGAGCAATCAAGTGCAAGCCCTGGGTGCTCCAAGTCACTCAGATCTGCACATCAAAGCCAGGACAAGGCTGTAAAACTCATCTGTAacctggagctgcagagggCCTCCAAGAAGGTCTCTAGCACCAGCTCCTTGTAGCGATGCTCCAGCAGCTGACTCAGTGGGGTTTATTCATTGCCTTCTCCCAGGCAGAAGTGTCTCAAGTCCAGAAAAGCTGTAATTTAGATACTGGGGGAAAGGGAAGTACCCAAAACaaccctctcccttccccatgtatatatatatatatatatatatataaacttcTCTTG
This region includes:
- the LOC101877998 gene encoding rho GTPase-activating protein 39-like isoform X1 → MLSRPMPLVPGCSDWVEIIEPRSQERMYVNLTTGECGWEPPPNLKVRQSDQKQWWELFDQNNNRFYYYNAITRQTVWHRPQGCDIVPLAQLQAMKRSSQPECRGRQHRSSTGSDGRSTPVQMALLQEMEKSKGDCAAEKRKDPGRETPTHWQPLPGTKAAMLVKVNSLRQIQSSSNSSLQLQGAAEASSQKSLPKPAIYAQPQSTSPSPGPTKQMPTGETKQSMQIKKTENGGFCLVLMNGPASQTPPRSQTGTPQPVSPKYASPAPIYDEPSLESPIYDEPPVDMDTESVSMSGMSPPRSPSNSLKKQLQPTKLLQHPSVQQQQAAKKHARNTSATEYSPAGREYIKHMVNVDQSSKLSHSSAATTDASTKLPGQLTSKDSFKQSWRILEANVLKNMEAHHSRQSSLQTQEYPTGISHQDSGYSTGPSPSLRKRKGRRQGTCQGRPGSVGSSSELTALNDKLIAEMRAVVGRSAACRGSKASLDAESLESGIPAESSKVRFQSDHLKKCISRSSRDDISASNRSLYRQGLESRGSFPSDVSPQDTVRQKRTFEKIDSLEKNVTSQASLASSDATRHSSQVPPHPHRAGTIELDPKQESSGQPGGCGGYHFPYNTLRKPISQSSMADWASKNLNMHTQGIFRRRISISNMLSWNGGSIKKPMLITSNRTIKKEACEMFKLVQSYMGDRQTRMDRNHVALVTVTKCWSMQGLRDELYIQLIRQTTDNTCYRSLAWGWELMAISLAFFSPSPKFQSYLEGYIYRHLDSDENIAQRIKELADLKNKKNSKSRKKRKQNTEDEGLPISTYAKYCYRKLQKVAVTGGKKGLRKPTVEEITHARNAIVTPSLFGSSLEEIMLRQQDMYPGNKLPWVQTQLSQQVLALGGEQTEGIFRIPGDIDEVNALKLQVDQWRIPSSLSDPNIPASLLKLWYRELEEPVIPQQFYKECISNYENPDAAVAVVQLLPELNRLVLCYLIHFLQIFAQPSNVGRTKMDVNNLAMVMAPNCLRCQSDDPRVIFENTRKEMSFLRMLIVHLDTSFIKGLV
- the LOC101877998 gene encoding rho GTPase-activating protein 39-like isoform X3: MAESSDWVEIIEPRSQERMYVNLTTGECGWEPPPNLKVRQSDQKQWWELFDQNNNRFYYYNAITRQTVWHRPQGCDIVPLAQLQAMKRSSQPECRGRQHRSSTGSDGRSTPVQMALLQEMEKSKGDCAAEKRKDPGRETPTHWQPLPGTKAAMLVKVNSLRQIQSSSNSSLQLQGAAEASSQKSLPKPAIYAQPQSTSPSPGPTKQMPTGETKQSMQIKKTENGGFCLVLMNGPASQTPPRSQTGTPQPVSPKYASPAPIYDEPSLESPIYDEPPVDMDTESVSMSGMSPPRSPSNSLKKQLQPTKLLQHPSVQQQQAAKKHARNTSATEYSPAGREYIKHMVNVDQSSKLSHSSAATTDASTKLPGQLTSKDSFKQSWRILEANVLKNMEAHHSRQSSLQTQEYPTGISHQDSGYSTGPSPSLRKRKGRRQGTCQGRPGSVGSSSELTALNDKLIAEMRAVVGRSAACRGSKASLDAESLESGIPAESSKVRFQSDHLKKCISRSSRDDISASNRSLYRQGLESRGSFPSDVSPQDTVRQKRTFEKIDSLEKNVTSQASLASSDATRHSSQVPPHPHRAGTIELDPKQESSGQPGGCGGYHFPYNTLRKPISQSSMADWASKNLNMHTQGIFRRRISISNMLSWNGGSIKKPMLITSNRTIKKEACEMFKLVQSYMGDRQTRMDRNHVALVTVTKCWSMQGLRDELYIQLIRQTTDNTCYRSLAWGWELMAISLAFFSPSPKFQSYLEGYIYRHLDSDENIAQRIKELADLKNKKNSKSRKKRKQNTEDEGLPISTYAKYCYRKLQKVAVTGGKKGLRKPTVEEITHARNAIVTPSLFGSSLEEIMLRQQDMYPGNKLPWVQTQLSQQVLALGGEQTEGIFRIPGDIDEVNALKLQVDQWRIPSSLSDPNIPASLLKLWYRELEEPVIPQQFYKECISNYENPDAAVAVVQLLPELNRLVLCYLIHFLQIFAQPSNVGRTKMDVNNLAMVMAPNCLRCQSDDPRVIFENTRKEMSFLRMLIVHLDTSFIKGLV
- the LOC101877998 gene encoding rho GTPase-activating protein 39-like isoform X4; this translates as MYVNLTTGECGWEPPPNLKVRQSDQKQWWELFDQNNNRFYYYNAITRQTVWHRPQGCDIVPLAQLQAMKRSSQPECRGRQHRSSTGSDGRSTPVQMALLQEMEKSKGDCAAEKRKDPGRETPTHWQPLPGTKAAMLVKVNSLRQIQSSSNSSLQLQGAAEASSQKSLPKPAIYAQPQSTSPSPGPTKQMPTGETKQSMQIKKTENGGFCLVLMNGPASQTPPRSQTGTPQPVSPKYASPAPIYDEPSLESPIYDEPPVDMDTESVSMSGMSPPRSPSNSLKKQLQPTKLLQHPSVQQQQAAKKHARNTSATEYSPAGREYIKHMVNVDQSSKLSHSSAATTDASTKLPGQLTSKDSFKQSWRILEANVLKNMEAHHSRQSSLQTQEYPTGISHQDSGYSTGPSPSLRKRKGRRQGTCQGRPGSVGSSSELTALNDKLIAEMRAVVGRSAACRGSKASLDAESLESGIPAESSKVRFQSDHLKKCISRSSRDDISASNRSLYRQGLESRGSFPSDVSPQDTVRQKRTFEKIDSLEKNVTSQASLASSDATRHSSQVPPHPHRAGTIELDPKQESSGQPGGCGGYHFPYNTLRKPISQSSMADWASKNLNMHTQGIFRRRISISNMLSWNGGSIKKPMLITSNRTIKKEACEMFKLVQSYMGDRQTRMDRNHVALVTVTKCWSMQGLRDELYIQLIRQTTDNTCYRSLAWGWELMAISLAFFSPSPKFQSYLEGYIYRHLDSDENIAQRIKELADLKNKKNSKSRKKRKQNTEDEGLPISTYAKYCYRKLQKVAVTGGKKGLRKPTVEEITHARNAIVTPSLFGSSLEEIMLRQQDMYPGNKLPWVQTQLSQQVLALGGEQTEGIFRIPGDIDEVNALKLQVDQWRIPSSLSDPNIPASLLKLWYRELEEPVIPQQFYKECISNYENPDAAVAVVQLLPELNRLVLCYLIHFLQIFAQPSNVGRTKMDVNNLAMVMAPNCLRCQSDDPRVIFENTRKEMSFLRMLIVHLDTSFIKGLV